The uncultured Paludibaculum sp. sequence AATCCCCGGCCCCACTTCGTCGATGTTCTCGATGTGTTTCATCACTTGGATCAGCCCCAGCACCGCACCGAGAATACCCAACGTCGGCGCATAACCTCCCGCCGATTCAAGCACTTGCGCCTCTGCGTCAGCCCGCCGTTCCGCCAGCTCGATCTCCAGCCCCAGCGTCTCCCTGTACTCCTGCTGGGCCATGCCATCCACCGCCAGCGCCAGCGCCCGGTGTAGAAACGGATCTTCCACCTTTTCCAGATCGTCTTCCAGGGACACGATGCCCTCTCGCCGCGCCTTCAGTGCCAACTGCGCGATGTCGTCCAGACGCTGATCCGTCTGGTCGGGCAGGTAGTAGAACAGTTCGGGTAGCCTGCGCAGCATCCGGACGAAAAGGTCCAGCGGAGTGTTCAGCAGAACCGCGCCCAGCGTGCCGCCCAGCACGATCAGGAGCGCCGAAGCCTGCCGGATGTCGGCGAAGTGGCCACCCTCGAGAATCAGGCCGCCCACAATGCTCAGCACGGCGAACAGCGCGCCCATCAGGCTCGAATAGTCCAGCCGCTTGCCGCCCGGCCGCGCCGCACTTTCGTCAGCGGTAGCCATGCTTGCCCTCTCCTCCCGGTTGACTCGTCGCCACGCCGCGGCCTCCCTCTGACCCGTCTGCCGCAATGGCGCGCCGGAATTCGATCACCCGCGCGACAACCTCATCCAGCGACTCTCTCACCATCAACCGCTGCCCGTTGGTCAGCTTCAGAACCGTGTCCGGAGTCGACTCCACACACTCGATCAAATCGCAGTTGATTACGATCGGTTCCTGATTCAGTCGAGTGAGGCGAATCATGACTGCGCGTGCGTGTCCTCAGTCTTCTGTCGCAGAAGTCGCCGATAGTTTTAGGGGAAGTTATCCCCTATTCCTGCCCCGGAAGTCCGCCGATAGAAAGGGAGCGAGTACATTCCGTGGCCCAGCAGAATATCACTGAACCGACACCAAGCAGCTATGCCGTCCCAGCCGGGCTTCCAGTCTTGGACGAGCTGAGTGCCGGGCAATTGCGGAAGGCGCAAATCATCC is a genomic window containing:
- a CDS encoding flagellar motor protein — its product is MATADESAARPGGKRLDYSSLMGALFAVLSIVGGLILEGGHFADIRQASALLIVLGGTLGAVLLNTPLDLFVRMLRRLPELFYYLPDQTDQRLDDIAQLALKARREGIVSLEDDLEKVEDPFLHRALALAVDGMAQQEYRETLGLEIELAERRADAEAQVLESAGGYAPTLGILGAVLGLIQVMKHIENIDEVGPGIAVAFVATLYGVGSANLLFLPAAGKLKARSRSQILCNEMVMEGVAAVMDGLNPKMIRQKLASFQQQGAGEARRRKGRLSESAGVASVPTVQG
- a CDS encoding flagellar FlbD family protein; the protein is MIRLTRLNQEPIVINCDLIECVESTPDTVLKLTNGQRLMVRESLDEVVARVIEFRRAIAADGSEGGRGVATSQPGGEGKHGYR